A region of Chiloscyllium plagiosum isolate BGI_BamShark_2017 chromosome 37, ASM401019v2, whole genome shotgun sequence DNA encodes the following proteins:
- the LOC122541173 gene encoding TNF receptor-associated factor 2-like: protein MVALVSGITPVDSAGRSCLLCSVCRFLLIKPKQTECGHRYCTACLENLFKTDNEADCHVCQQKVFRSKVYHDRAAENDAYATKIQCTAYRDGCDWTGTLRNYLRTHRAQCDFHVVPCSNVTFGCETVGPRKKMLAHETQECEWRMELCPRCETFCTHKLLEDHITMCTKWKETCPVCGKTDLTKAELEEHCDPDHGTCPDAQVSCPFKDIGCLENPRRRDVDDHLRAGQPEHLLLMLKRRGGPPLEGGASAPASGELSALGRKADALSRELERYAHLVEVLQRRCLHSEQLVAGLQRRVRALEGAREQPASTNGVLLWKIRDFASRLAAARAERVTSFYSPAFQTHPFGYRLCCRLYPNGDGNGRGSHLSLFLAVVRGDYDDVLPWPFRQRVTFLLLDQAQQKHHLRESFAPDALSGSFHKPQSRMNVASGCPTFARHEMLHRDRSPYLRDDTLYIKVVVDTAGLVP, encoded by the exons ATGGTAGCCCTGGTCTCCGGGATCACCCCGGTCGATTCGGCCGGCAGATCCTGTCTCCTGTGCTCGGTCTGCCGCTTTCTGCTCATCAAACCCAAACAGACCGAGTGTGGACACCGATATTGCACAGCCTGCCTGGAGAACTTGTTCAA AACAGATAATGAGGCAGATTGCCATGTTTGTCAGCAGAAGGTCTTCCGTTCTAAG gTCTATCACGACAGAGCCGCCGAAAATGATGCTTATGCCACAAAGATTCAATGTACAGCTTACCGGGATGGTTGCGACTGGACAGGAACACTGCGAAACTACCTG CGCACACACCGAGCCCAGTGCGATTTCCACGTAGTCCCGTGCTCTAATGTCACGTTCGGCTGTGAGACCGTGGGCCCCAGGAAGAAGATGCTAGCACACGAAACGCAGGAGTGCGAGTGGAGGATGGAACTGTGTCCCCGGTGTGAGACCTTCTGCACTCACAAGCtgctggag GATCACATCACGATGTGTACCAAATGGAAGGAGACTTGTCCAGTCTGTGGCAAGACAGATTTAACAAAGGCTGAG TTGGAGGAACACTGTGACCCTGATCATGGCACCTGTCCTGATGCCCAGGTCTCCTGCCCCTTTAAGGACATTGGCTGCCTGGAGAAT CCTCGGAGGCGGGACGTGGACGACCACCTGCGGGCCGGGCAGCCGGAGCACCTCCTGCTGATGCTGAAGAGGAGAGGCGGGCCGCCGCTCGAGGGGGGCGCATCGGCTCCAGCCTCGGGGGAGCTGAGCGCCCTGGGGCGGAAGGCGGACGCCCTGAGCCGCGAGCTGGAGAGGTACGCCCACCTGGTGGAGGTGCTGCAGCGGCGCTGCCTGCATTCGGAGCAGCTGGTGGCGGGCCTGCAGCGCCGGGTGCGGGCGCTGGAGGGAGCCCGCGAGCAGCCCGCCAGCACCAATGGAGTGCTCCTCTGGAAGATCCGGGACTTTGCCTCCCGCCTGGCGGCGGCCAGGGCCGAGCGGGTGACGTCATTCTACTCTCCCGCCTTCCAAACGCACCCTTTCGGCTACCGCCTGTGCTGCCGCCTCTACCCGAACGGCGATGGCAACGGCCGGGGCAGCCACCTCTCCCTCTTCCTGGCCGTGGTGCGCGGCGACTACGACGACGTGCTGCCCTGGCCGTTCCGCCAGCGGGTCACCTTTCTGCTGCTGGACCAGGCGCAGCAGAAGCACCACCTGCGGGAGTCCTTCGCGCCGGACGCGCTGAGCGGCTCCTTCCACAAGCCGCAGAGCCGCATGAACGTGGCGAGCGGCTGCCCCACCTTCGCCCGCCACGAGATGCTGCACCGGGATCGCAGCCCTTACCTGCGGGACGACACCCTCTACATCAAGGTGGTGGTGGACACGGCGGGGCTGGTGCCCTGA